A single genomic interval of Nomascus leucogenys isolate Asia chromosome 3, Asia_NLE_v1, whole genome shotgun sequence harbors:
- the RFPL4B gene encoding ret finger protein-like 4B codes for MAQYLQAESSCPVCLEFFSCPISLSCTHIFCLDCIQNWMLENHEFRVVCPLCRDVVKAPPMEEWQIRALTLITKQQDGRLEESLHVRERLRHFREDVTLDAATASPLLVFSNDLRSAQCGNIHHDLTKDPRLTCVLGTPCFSSGQHYWEVEVGEVKSWSLGVCKESADRKSSDLSPEHGFWIISMKAGAIHANTDLERIPASPGLRRVGIFLDVDLEEIQFFDVDKNVHIYTHDSLFSLEPLRPFFCVELLGEGESGNILTICP; via the coding sequence ATGGCCCAATACCTGCAAGCAGAGTCGTCCTGTCCAGTTTGCCTGGAGTTTTTCTCCtgtcccatttctctctcttgtaCACACATTTTCTGCCTTGATTGCATCCAGAATTGGATGCTAGAAAACCATGAGTTTAGAGTGGTGTGCCCCTTGTGTCGAGACGTGGTGAAGGCACCTCCTATGGAAGAATGGCAAATAAGAGCCCTAACACTTATCACCAAGCAGCAGGATGGCCGACTTGAGGAAAGTCTGCACGTGAGGGAGCGGCTCCGGCATTTTCGGGAGGATGTGACCCTGGATGCAGCCACTGCCAGCCCCCTCCTTGTCTTCTCCAATGATCTAAGAAGCGCTCAGTGTGGGAACATCCACCACGACCTGACAAAAGATCCCAGGCTGACCTGTGTCCTGGGTACTCCCTGCTTCTCCTCCGGCCAACATTactgggaggttgaagtgggagagGTGAAGTCATGGTCCCTGGGCGTCTGCAAGGAGTCGGCTGACAGAAAGAGCAGTGATTTATCCCCTGAGCATGGCTTCTGGATCATTAGCATGAAGGCAGGAGCAATCCATGCTAACACCGACCTGGAGAGAATTCCTGCAAGCCCTGGCCTTCGCCGTGTGGGAATTTTCCTGGATGTTGACCTTGAAGAAATCCAGTTTTTTGATGTTGACAAGAATGTCCACATCTATACACATGattctttattctctttggagCCTTTGCGTCCATTCTTCTGTGTTGAGCTCTTGGGAGAAGGGGAGAGTGGCAACATCCTGACCATCTGCCCATGA